A single genomic interval of Armigeres subalbatus isolate Guangzhou_Male chromosome 1, GZ_Asu_2, whole genome shotgun sequence harbors:
- the LOC134208202 gene encoding E3 ubiquitin-protein ligase CCNB1IP1-like, whose amino-acid sequence MSTERDQLVCNARDCFKKIEGSAWITSCSHVFCAQHGKDAKLRQTAAAPCCPACGTRFRDELSIVERKLNSSLQARALLLCGYNPEVVMEIANNAITFWNFQKQQVCANLERKVEYYREMVCTMKRDGAQQKTETEVKIRRLEQQLDQAKVKLRELDDERQASKNRFGEPSRCVKKRKPDDFLL is encoded by the exons ATGTCAACCGAACGGGACCAACTGGTGTGCAACGCGCGCGATTGTTTCAAAAAGATTGAAGGCAGCGCGTGGATTACCAGCTGCTCGCACGTGTTCTGCGCTCAGCACGGCAAGGATGCCAAGCTACGGCAAACGGCAGCCGCACCCTGTTGCCCAGCCTGCGGTACCCGTTTCCGAGACGAGCTGTCCATAGTGGAGCGTAAGCTCAACAGTTCCCTACAGGCTCGGGCG CTACTATTGTGTGGCTACAATCCGGAGGTGGTGATGGAGATTGCCAACAATGCCATCACGTTCTGGAATTTCCAGAAGCAGCAAGTTTGCGCCAATCTGGAGCGGAAGGTGGAATACTATCGGGAAATGGTTTGCACAATGAAACGCGACGGAGCTCAGCAGAAAACCGAAACGGAGGTGAAAATTCGTCGGCTGGAGCAACAATTGGATCAGGCTAAGGTTAAGCTCAGGGAATTGGACGATGAAAGACAGGCTTCGAAAAATCGTTTTGGGGAGCCGTCCAGATGCGTGAAAAAACGTAAGCCGGACGATTTCCTTCTGTGA